The window CTGTAAATATAGCGTGGAATCATTTCATCTCCTCCATTCCTCAAGAGCATCAGATGAACAATGTTGAGGCTGGTTCTAGATCAGTTGGCATGTAGTAGTCACTTAATCACTGATCAGAGGATTCGTAATGCAGGAAATGCACTAATCTATTTCAATAATCAGCATAAATATAATTAAAATAATTAATGTCGTTAATTAATTCTTATTGTCTGGAAAAATGTCATTGGTGTTCTTACATGCATTTCTCGTTGGATGATTGATGTAAACAGAACTTACAAGGTGGGTTCTGTTTTTGTTAACATTTACCATTTTGTATAGTCACACAACTTTCATCGTAATGTTATCATGCTTCTCGTTTTCATTTCAGTTGTTTTATACATAATATACATATACATGTCCAAAGATGTAGAATTACTAGTGTGTTCATACGTTTGTTCTAATGGAAAGCAGTTAGTAGGACTCTATCTCTTTTCTAGGGAGAGCTTTCAATGAGGACCTTATAATGAGGACCAAGTGAGGACTTTCAAATAAACGGTTGGATCAAGATTTTGACTTTTAATTGATATTTTCTAACTCTCATGTGCATATAACCTCATTAGAAGTTCTCCCCCTTTTTCTATATGCTCAAGACCTCAAGTACTTGATACGTTGGAGAAAACCAATTCTAACTCAAAAAAAATTAAATTAGAAAACATCAACATGAAATTTTTGAATATCAATAAATATTAGTGAGGCAGTCAACCTCAAATGCGATGTGATTGTTGTCTAACCAATAAATCCTTTTGCCAAGGAAGAGACTGAGGGTATAATTCATAGTTGACTTAGAACATTTATGTAGTCCTTGTAATACAAAGCTTATTACCCTCCAATTTACCACATCCGGATAAATTTCTAAGCAAATTACGCATTTGATCTAGAGAGTGATGAGAGCAAATTACACTCAAACTATCCAGCTCAGGGACCTCAGTTTTGATTGTATCTACATTACATTTTAGTAAAAATTTGGCTAGTTACAAGGATTTTGAAGTGTCAATTGAGCTATATGATTCTTTATACATCAAACAAAACGATAGAATTCATGTTAAATGATGATAAATCAAATACAGTATCACTAACCTCCGGTGGCTGCTACTGAGCTGTCTCATATTGTAATGCAAGCGATGTTGATAGCACCGCATGAAGTGTTGAAAGTAAAGTAAATTTCTACGATGAACACCCTTATTATAGATCTATCATCATACAAAGCTGCCAGACCAATTAGAGTCATAACAATTAAATTAGCCTAAATATTATAATGTCTTTGGAAATTAAGATTACCTGAGGATAATCTGAGTGAAAAAAAAAAAATGATGAACCCTCGAGGATAATTTCATAGCAGAGAGCATGTCGTCAGGGGTTTGTCTTCATTTTGGTCGAGTTATATCTCATCATATCATATAGGTAGGTTATTCTTACTTTTAAAAAGTAGACATCCTCATTTCTCACTTAATTAAGGATATATAAATATGTATGTTAAAGATCAATACTATGCATCTTAGTGATCTTACACCATTCTTAAATATATGATTTTCCTACAAAATTTCAGTTAAACCAGAAAGAAACCACTTAACCTTTGATTAGTATCCATCTATGTGACGCTTTGTATCTGTTTGTAATGTTTAACTATTTGGCTGATGACCAAACAGTTACCAACATAGCTGAAACCTTAAACATGAAGCTAAAATATAAATTGATCGATGATGTTCGCACTTTTGGATGAGTGCGGATAGGACTTCTTTACTGCTAGCTATCAGCCCTCTGCACCACCACCTCCGGCCACCCTTCCTGACGATTCCAGGCATAGTAAAGTGCCGCGGTGCCGCCAGGGCGACCCGAATGGTATAGCAAAGTATTGGTATTCAGAAAATATTCTAGATTTCTAGGCTGTGTCTGGCCGGAAATTTACACGAGCATGTCATTAGTGGTAAACTTATAGTATCCCCTCCTTGTTGCAAGGCCTTCCTTACAATATATTTCCTTGATCCCCATTGCTCTCGATCAGATGAAAAATATAATGTTGATGCTGGATTGCTGGTTGTATATCAGTTGGGTCAATAAGCAGAAGTAAAACACTTGATCGACAAACATATACTTTAAAGTTGAACAGAATCACTACCATCAATCAAACTTCAAACGTTCAGACCCAAAAAAAATAAAATAAAATAAAATCAAACTTCAAATCGATCTCAAATATTTCAATTATTTTTGGTCGTTAATTGGATAACATGTGTCTAATGTTTACGTACTCTTATTAACACATAATCGTTTGTCCGAAAATGTCAGCTAGCTTTGCAAGTAACACAAAATAGTGTTCTTACTTACATGCACTTCTTGTTGAATCTAGCAATTATATTGTCAAGGGCACACCTTTTGCTATATGTAGAACTTACAATAATATAATGTCGTTTCTGTTTGTCTTGGGTTTTTCTTTATGTATAGCTAGTCACACAATTTTTCCTTGCGATGTTGGCAAGCTTCTCATTTACATTAAGTACATTGCTATGTGTTTATGCTACTGTTTTTTCATAATGTTTTGTCCCAACAGAAGGTAGCTACGCTATCATTTTTTCTGTTTACATTGTAATTACTTGTAATGTTGGAGAAAACCAATACTCGATCTTACAAAAGTAAACACCCACCACCAAATTTAGTTTATTTTAGTGAGAAATTGTTTAATTAAAAAAAAAATTAAATCGGAGTAGTGGCCATCAGGTATCCTCTACTTATTTTTATCTTATTAAGAAAATATTGGTGATGAAAATATTTCTCTAGAAATTTATAAGAATGAGATTAGGCAGCATCTCAATACAAGTTAACTACAGAGGAAAAGAAATTAAAATATGAACATACATAGTATATAAGTTATGCACTAACCTTTCACATAGTCTATCCTCTTGGTTACAAAATGTACGCACTTATCAAGGAAAGAAGAAGTATCATGTTCACCCCGAATTATAATACAAATCACATTTGTAAGGCAAAGGCTTAACCTTTTCCAAAAACTTTTCAGCTTCAATAAATCCAAATGATCCCACGGACAGATATTTTATATGTTTCCATCTGTTCAATTATGAATATGATAGGTATGTCTTAACAATGAATAATCGGAGGTAAAAGAAAACTAGAGCATAGTATTCACTAAACCCAAAAATACAGACCTGGGTGTATAAGGTAGTGCAAAACAATGGAGGTGAAGATGGTTGACAGAGTTAAATGGTGGTTGATGAAAGCCAAATCTGCCAAAAGAACAATAAGATCTCAGTTAAAGTTACACCAAGAATCAAACTTTTTTCTTTCATGACCATCATTTGCAGAAACTTTCACACTCGTACCAATTAGTTAGTATTTTGACTCCAGTTGAGCATGGCTTTATGAGATACGAGATCATTTATTCAACTTTTTCAATTATTTCTTTTTCTTGGCCAATTTGTTAGTAATCATTTTAAGCCTCACACAAGTAATTTAAAATATCATCGACCAAACGACCACCTGCCAAAGAAGAAAAGTGACAAATTGGTCCTTACATAACGCCAGTTACAGAACTTTTGAACCGTCTCATACTTCACCTGCTCAATTATTCATGAGTGATGTAGAATGGGTCCATAGACACCAAACTGGAAGCGGAAAGTTTCTGCAATTTGCCAGGCAATAATCTAGTGTTCCTGTACTGATGGCACTGAGGTGCGCTCTTTGTATCAGTGTTTTCCCCACTTTAAACATGTGACTTACTAAACAGAAAAAACATAAATAATGGATATAAGACTATGAAAAGAAAGAACTTGTTGATGAAAACAAAGGAACCGCATTTGATTGGACCATGCCATGTATCTTATAATATACATTATTACCCAAAGTGTAGTCTTCTGGTCTCCTTTGAAGATCATTAACAGTTGGGAAGTGATCCACAGGAATAACCAAGTAATGCCTGCAAGATCGTCACTTTACTCATTCAATCAAAATGATCATGTTGAATGGAATTGGAACCAGTTTTGCCAACCAGCAAAGCAAAGGTCGGTGGTCTCCATGACCATCCAATCAACTNNNNNNNNNNNNNNNNNNNNGAGAGAGAGAGAGAGAGTTGATTGGATGGTCATGGAGACCACCAACCTTTGCTGGTTGGCAAAACTGGTTCCAATGGAATTGGGAGTGTTTGTTCAATACCTTAAAGCAACGGGTTTGATGTCTTGAAAATCAACCACTTTGTCATCCTGTAGGAAAAACCCAATGACCAATTAATGCCTCAAGATGAATTCAAGTACCAAACTCAACGATAGTTGCTGAGAAAATGCAGAGGTCTAAAACCCATTTGGGAGTTCAACTTTCTCGGAAACTGACAAAGTTGAAGGTGATAAAGTAGTCTGAGGTTCACATCCAAAACCAATTGGCAATGGGTGGTGTTTATCTACAATTCTAGATGAGGTCTGCAGAAGCTGATGACGTGTCTAGTAGATGGTCGATTATCCTCCTGCTGACTTGTAATAACAAGGGTGACCGGAAGGTCTTTCCTCCTCCGAAGCTCAAGTCAGTAACTTATAGTAGAATGTAATTACTGAGGGTAGTTAATGATACCTGACAAGCTGATGGCTGGGCCATATTTATGGCCCAGAGTGAGTTCTCTTTACTTGAACACCGATGTGGGACAATTGCATTTGCTGTTACTAGAAACACCCAACTCCCTTTATGCCTTCTAAAACCGTTTCTGGCCCAATGCTACCACCGAGGTCAGGCCCGGCCCATCCTACTTATGGGCGGGTACCTTGGGGCGGCCTCAGTCGTGGTGGAATGTCTGCTGGTTTAAGGGCTTGGGAGGTTGTTTTATGCATACACTACCAGAAGAAAGGCTTTAGCCGACGAAAAAAAAATTTCGTCGGCTAAAGAATTTGTTTCGTCGGCTAAAGTTCACAAACTATGACCGACGAAATATTTAAAAGTTTAGCCGACGAAATTAATATGTCGTCGGCTAAAATGCTTTATATTTGCGGATCTGGACAGCAGCAGCTCATCTGGGAAAAAAAACGGGAGAAGAAAAAACGGGAGAAAAAGTTTGGGTGTTGTCGAAATCTGTCCATAATTAGTTTGTGGAGCCATATATAGGTACGTATATGTATATATATGTTGATTAATTGAGTTTTATTTGAGTTGATCGATTTTAAGTGTGATTGAGTTTATTGATTTTGATTGTGATTGAGTTGATTAATTTTGAGTATGTTGGATGTATATATATATATATATGTGTTGATCGATTTGGTTGATGATTTGAATTGATAATATATATGAATTAATTTGTTGTTAATAAATAGTAGATATATATGTTAATTAATTTATAATATTATTGTGTTGATATGGTATGAAGTTGTTGATGATATATATGAGTTCATGATGATTTTGTGATGATGTTGATATATGATTTTGATTGTGATCGAGTTGTTTACTTTTTTCTTTGAAGGCGGTTTCCCGGGTGAACGCTCAGAACCGGCAACGCAACACAAAGAACCATCATGCCAGTTCTAGACCGTTCGCTGTCTTCATGGACGAGGCGGCCAGGGAACATCCAGAGGTCAACCAGTACGTCTATACGTACAAGAGGGCATATCCTGACTCCCAAGAGGATATAGTAAGTACTCTTTCCTTTTTACGGAATTTTTAATTTTACTTATATATATGTCAAAATGTTAATTAATAATTTTTTCCTATCCAATTAGGCAAAGGTGAGGAAGGCTAGTGACGAGGTGATGAGTGCTATAGTGAGGGAGACATGGCCAGACACGCAAGAGGAAGAGATGTCCGAAGCCATTTCCCGGATCGACACTTCAGATCCGAGGGTTGGGGCGAGGATCATGGGCACAGCCTTCCCACCGCGAGAAAACAACTTCTACTGCCGGGGTCTAGGAAAGAAGGGCCAGGGGGTCCTGAAGACCACTCCAGGATTTCAACGAAATGCAGCCTCAACCAACAGCAGGACGACTCAGCTAGAGTAGGAAGTTGAGAGACTACGGGAACAGCAAGCCGCTCAGGCTGCCGCTCATGCCGCTCAGGCTGCCGCTCAGGCTGCTCAGGCTACTGCTCATGCCGCCCAGATCGCCGAATATAGAGCCTATACTAGAGCCCTACATGCCGCCCAGCAGGCCCAGCAGTAGCAGATGTTCCAGTACTTCCAGGATTTTACAGCTGCCCAGCAACAGGGACTTCCACCTCCGCCCATGCCTGCCCCTATAGAGTTACCTCTGCCGCCGCAATCTCCTCACCAGCAGGCCCCAAATTCGGATATTGATTTAGACCATCTAGATTTTGTGTAGTTGATACCTTATATAGTTTTATGTGCTTCTTGTTGGTTATATATATGGAATTGTTTTGGTGTATTTTGCAGCTTGCTTGGAATGGTAATTTAAGAATTTCGTGTATTTTTTTTTACTGGTAATGGCGTTATAGCCGACGAAACATGCCACAATTCGTCGGCTATAGTATTTTTTTTTTTCCAAAGGGTTTAGTCGACGAATTATGGTATGTTTCGTTGGCTAAACACTACTAAAGCCGACGAAACAGACTCTATGTCGTCGGCTATAGTTATTTTAAATATTTTAATTATATACTTTAGCCGATGAATATTCTGTTCGTCGGCTAAAGTCTGGAACAATAGCCGACAAAAAATAGTTCGTCGGCTAAAGTCTGGAACAATAGCCGACAAAAAATAGTTCGTCGGCTAAAGTCGGACAATAGCCGACGACGGTCTTTAGATTCGTCGGCTATAGCCATCACCGACGACCCTTTCCCGACGACACTATAGCCGACGAAGGCTCATCGGCTAAGGTCTTAGCCGACGAATTAGGATAACAGGCCCACGAAAATTTTTCGTCGGCTAAAGTACTTGTCCTGGTAGTGATAACCGACTACAGGTGGAATGGCCCAAACCCTTATAAACCACATACAAGATCTCATTTTCCCAATGTGAGATTTATATCTTAACAACACGCCCCCGCACGTGTGACGAATTTTTAAGCCTAACACATGGACAACATTTGGGGTGACGTGGAGTTCATGTGGCCGTTACGCATTCACACATGGACGTGGGTAACTCGCTCTGATATCATGATAAATGATAAAGTAGTATGAGGTTCACATCCAAAACTAATTGATAATGGGTGGAGTGGCCCAAACCCTTATAAACCACATGCAAGGTCTTATTTTCCCGATGTGGGATTTATATATCAACAGAAGGAAAACAAAATGTAGAGAGAGAAAGAGCTGACCGTGTGGAGGAGAGTGGTAGAGGTTGTTTTTCTGGTGATTTGGCAGAAGATGCAGCGTGAAGCTACTGCGGCTCCTGCCATCGACAGCCTTTATGCTTCACTTCGAGAGAGTTGCTGTTGAGGTTGCTTCGTTTTATTAGCTTGAATTAATTTTCTTTTTTCTTCAAGACTGAAAAGTATGACCATTTTTGTGTGATCATCATATATATTCTTCACAAAAATGTCATGGCACAGTTGAACATATATAGCTCTTTCTTCTTTTTTGGTTCAAGTACTTGAAATGTTAAAGAAAACCAATAGGTACTATATATGTAGCTCTGAAAAAGTGTAAACCCCAGTTAGTTAACAATCTTAGATTATTGGAAATATGTGCAATTGGTTTAATTAATAGTACCAACTTATCCATTTTTCTTTAAGACTCGATGAGTTAAAACTCAATTTATAAGCTGGACCAATGCAAGCGGCATTTTACTGTTGTAACTAAGATAACTAAGTTAAAATTTAGTTCAATTGGTTTGTTTGTTTGCAAGTTGTTTGTAATGCAAAGACATACTACTAATAAACCGTTAGTCTATTTTAAGATTTTGTACATTAATATAAATTATGAAACAACGTCGATCTGTAACTACATTCTTATTAATATTGTCTAAATTCCTATGAACAGGAAATAAAAGATGGTCTCAAATCAAAGGAGATCGACTCCCAAATGAAGATCGATCTGCTTATCTATACACAGTCGTCATAAACTTGGTGGATGTATCCACAGCCATTCGCCAATTGAACTACTGGTCTCAACTCATCCCAGCAGCTTCCATCTGTAAAGAAATCATCGGTTTCGCTTGAACGTAAAGAGAGCTCATTTCTCATGAAGGATGAACCATTATAAGACGTTGTGAATGAATTAGCCTCTTGAGGATGTCCATCAGCTAGAGAACCGAACTGCCCTGATCCATGAAACCAGTGATTATTTGTTTCACCATGATGGACTTGTTCCACAACTACTGGCTTTCTTTCATTAATTTTTTGAATGTCGACTACAGAGACATCTTCGAGGCTCGAATATGGATCATGAGTACTGCAGTTCTCGGACTCGAAGCTGCATGTTTTTGAATTTAAGTCGGTAGGGTTAGGGTTATGCTTGGTTGATGTGGCTTCTTCCTGCTTCCAATTTGGTATGTATTTCTTGTAAGATGGGATTCTTTTGAATATTCTGCACAGTGTCCAAACTTCCTGCAAAACCAATCAAGTAAAAGCAATGCAGTAATTAGATTTGAAAGTTTATAGCTACACACTAGCAACAACGACGCTTTGGCCGAGTGGTTAAGGCGTGTGCCTGCTAAGTACATGGGGTTTCCCCGCGAGAGTTCGAATCTCTCAGGCGTCGGTTCTTTTTCATGTTTTTTTTAAGTTTTGTTTTAAATATCATAGAAATGCACATTAAGTCATTATCATTTGCATTCAGTCTGCTTCAAACGACCTATATACAAATGCACTGTCACATTATCGATCATATATATATATATTCTATTATTAACAACTGCAACTCGTGCGGTTTTTATTTTTTTTGTTCACATTTGAGTTTTCAGATGACCAACATATATGCATGATTGTCATATTTTAGGTCTATCATTTAGCTTATGAATCATGAGAAAAATATATACATGAAGACTCTCGACTGGAGTTTATTGTTTGCAATCAAATTTCAAGGTTTATTAATTAATAGCCAATTTTTCAACAAAACTTAATAGTCAAGGCCAGGTTCATTATCAAGTTAAGAAAAAATATCACTATCAAATAATTCTTGTTGGAAAGTCTAACAACGTACTTGTATAGAACAACGTACTATATGCAAAAAGAATGGATTCATTTATTAATTTTCCTAAAAATGAAAGCATTCCTCTGTCACTTTGTTTACATAAATATTTTGTATTAGATGAACAACTCAAATTTTACAACTAGTTTTTTGTTATCGAATTGAAGAACAAGAACTAATGCAAGCCTAATATTGATACATTTACATGTTATAGAATTTTTCAGTAGACTAATTTATGATGCAAATGCATAAATTTGAAGAGAAAGAATTAATAGAGACAAGCGTTAATTAAGTATTAGATTATATATGATTGGTGTAAATATAGATCTCCCCACTATTTCTAAGAGAAAGATAGGTTTTAGAAAGCTGTTGGACCATTGGATCAAACAAATGCTCATTTTTTCCCAAACTAGAGGGGAAAAGGAACAACTAAATGAGAAGCTATGTCTGCAGTTTAGTTATCAGTTTTTGTTCCTCCAAATTTGGGTATAATAAATATGGCATTCTGATCTTATTTACAGTTTAGGTGTGAGGTCACATTTCTTTTATTGAGCATGAAGAAAATTAATTGATAGGAAGTATATTAAGGGAGAGTGTGAACTTACAGCTTCTTCTGTATTGTCTTTGGCATTGAGGAAGTTGGTGGCACTTTTCCCATTTGGTGGAAGGCGAAACTCGTTCATCATCCAGTCAGTTTTGGTGCCTTTGCCTGCACTCCCTCGGTAGTAAACTAACGATTTCTTGAGGCCGATGCACTCGAGAGGTTCTTCAGCTGAATAGATGGGTTTGTCGATGCCGGTTGCTTTCCAAAATCCAGACCCTGTGACTCTGTTAGGTCTTACGCTGTTTCTGTATTTTCTCCCTCTCCTGCAAAAGAAGTAGCACTCTCTGTCTCCCACAGTGCTAACTTCAGTGCAAAGACTCCATTAGAACATCAAAAGATAATGTTCTTAATTTTAGTGTAATTGGGAAATTGATGCTAGCATAAATCTTAATATGTTGCATGAGAAATGAGTGTGATATCTTTTGAGGATATCTTTATGTAATATATAATCATGTATTGCATATAATAAAAGACTGTTTTCATTCAGGCAGTGACTGCACTCAGATAATTGAAGAGGTGAAACTCAGTTTTCTGATTCATACTACTCAAGTTTAAACTTTATATATCAACCTATTTGCTTCGTATACTTAACTGAAACTTAAGAATATATAATAGCTTGTGTTAAGATCAAGATTAGCTCAAATGATGATGGAAAGCACTCAAACCCACTAATTTTCCCTCCCAAATGTGCAGAACTGCAGATGATGATGAAAAATCCATCTGTTATATTTGTCAAATAAACGTATCGATCTGTAGAACATATATATACACATATATATCATCAAGAGTAACCTAGAGTTTTCATGAGTACACTGACAATAACTGAACATATGATTGAGAATGAACTGATGGAGTATATATATATAAGCTAGCTGCCAATTATTATATAGCTGATCGTTGTAACTACTTACTTGGAAGATCCCAGGGATCATACTTGTAGATATCAATCTGCCTGATGAGTTGATCCAACCTAGTAGAAGTTCTAGTACTAATCTTCTTCTTCTCCACCTTAACCGGCAGATAAAACCCAACAAGTTCTTCGTCTGTTGGATGAAACCGAAACCCTGGAAGAATCCCACCTTCTAATTCCTCATCGCCATCCTTGAGTTTTACCTTTGCTGCTTCCTCCATCTCTAGCTTGATCTCTCTTTTACGATCTCTTACTGCTTCTTTCAGCGCATACTTATACTATTCTGGCTATTCTATAAGTAAAGTAGAAGCTTCGATCTTATATAGAAGATAAAGAAGGGTCGATATTCAAGTCTTACCACAAGAAATAAAAGATATTTAAAGAGAAGAATAGTGTTATAGTTATTTGGCGGTGGTTGCCTTGGTCAAGTCACAAGCGGTTCCTTTTGAAACCAATCAAAAGAGGCTAGGTCTTGGAAGAACCAGTCTCTCTCTCTCTCGAGCTCAATCTATCTCTAGCATACAAGTTAAATTCTAAATCGGATTTAAGTGGTAAAACAAGGTCTCATTCATACTG of the Fragaria vesca subsp. vesca linkage group LG6, FraVesHawaii_1.0, whole genome shotgun sequence genome contains:
- the LOC101295157 gene encoding histidine triad nucleotide-binding protein 3-like, producing the protein MAGAAVASRCIFCQITRKTTSTTLLHTDDKVVDFQDIKPVALRHYLVIPVDHFPTVNDLQRRPEDYTLVSHMFKVGKTLIQRASYCSFGRFGFHQPPFNSVNHLHLHCFALPYTPRWKHIKYLSVGSFGFIEAEKFLEKVKPLPYKCDLYYNSG
- the LOC101314772 gene encoding transcription factor JUNGBRUNNEN 1-like, encoding MEEAAKVKLKDGDEELEGGILPGFRFHPTDEELVGFYLPVKVEKKKISTRTSTRLDQLIRQIDIYKYDPWDLPISTVGDRECYFFCRRGRKYRNSVRPNRVTGSGFWKATGIDKPIYSAEEPLECIGLKKSLVYYRGSAGKGTKTDWMMNEFRLPPNGKSATNFLNAKDNTEEAEVWTLCRIFKRIPSYKKYIPNWKQEEATSTKHNPNPTDLNSKTCSFESENCSTHDPYSSLEDVSVVDIQKINERKPVVVEQVHHGETNNHWFHGSGQFGSLADGHPQEANSFTTSYNGSSFMRNELSLRSSETDDFFTDGSCWDELRPVVQLANGCGYIHQVYDDCV